One window of Catonella massiliensis genomic DNA carries:
- the tig gene encoding trigger factor, with amino-acid sequence MSAKIENLEQKNMVKLTIEREAKELEEAINKVYHKQKNRIAVPGFRKGKAPLAMIEKMYGAEVFFEDAANEIIGAAYEEAVKDSDLEIVSQPEIEVTQIEKGKPFIFTATVAVKPEVELGEYKGVSVPKADTSVSEEELNNEIDQDRNKNARTIKVEDGAAENGDETVIDFDGYVDGKQFDGGKSENYPLTLGSHAFIEGFEDQIVGHKAGDEFDVNVTFPEEYHAKALAGKPATFKVVLKEIKRKELPELDDEFVQDISEYDTVDQYKEALKKRIAERKENTAKSAKEEAVIDKVIEAAKMDIPEAMIESQTRQMAQDFANRIRQQGLSPEQYFQFTGMTPDAFMENLRPQALKRIQSRLVLEAIVKAEKIEASEEDFNKELEEMSKSYNMEIEKLREAIGEEEKKSMMADLAVSKAVDFIRDAALEADAEEAPKKAARKPRKKKEETTEE; translated from the coding sequence ATGAGCGCAAAGATCGAGAATTTAGAGCAGAAGAATATGGTAAAGCTTACCATTGAAAGAGAAGCAAAAGAATTAGAGGAAGCAATCAACAAAGTATATCATAAGCAGAAGAACAGAATTGCTGTTCCGGGCTTCCGTAAGGGAAAAGCACCTCTTGCTATGATTGAGAAAATGTACGGTGCAGAAGTATTTTTTGAGGACGCTGCTAACGAGATTATCGGTGCAGCTTACGAAGAAGCTGTTAAAGATAGCGACTTAGAGATAGTTTCACAGCCTGAGATAGAAGTAACACAGATTGAGAAGGGCAAGCCTTTCATCTTTACTGCAACAGTAGCAGTTAAGCCTGAGGTTGAGCTTGGCGAGTATAAGGGAGTTTCAGTTCCAAAGGCTGATACAAGCGTTTCAGAAGAAGAACTTAACAATGAGATTGACCAGGATAGAAATAAAAACGCAAGAACAATCAAGGTTGAGGACGGCGCAGCTGAAAATGGCGATGAGACCGTTATTGACTTTGACGGATATGTAGACGGAAAGCAGTTTGATGGTGGTAAGAGCGAGAATTATCCTCTTACTCTTGGTTCACATGCTTTCATTGAAGGCTTTGAGGACCAGATCGTTGGACACAAGGCAGGAGATGAGTTCGATGTAAATGTAACCTTCCCTGAGGAGTATCACGCAAAGGCTCTTGCAGGAAAGCCTGCTACTTTCAAGGTAGTTCTTAAGGAGATTAAGCGTAAGGAGCTTCCTGAGCTTGATGATGAATTTGTACAGGATATCAGCGAGTATGATACTGTAGATCAGTACAAAGAAGCACTTAAGAAGAGAATAGCTGAGCGCAAAGAGAATACTGCTAAGAGTGCAAAGGAAGAGGCTGTTATTGACAAAGTTATCGAGGCAGCTAAGATGGATATTCCTGAGGCTATGATTGAATCACAGACACGCCAGATGGCGCAGGATTTTGCAAACAGGATCCGTCAGCAGGGACTTAGCCCAGAGCAGTATTTCCAGTTCACAGGAATGACTCCTGATGCATTTATGGAGAACCTCAGACCACAGGCGCTTAAGAGAATCCAGAGCAGACTTGTGCTTGAGGCTATTGTAAAGGCTGAGAAGATTGAGGCTTCTGAGGAAGATTTCAACAAAGAGCTTGAAGAGATGTCAAAGTCATACAATATGGAGATAGAGAAGCTAAGAGAGGCTATCGGTGAAGAAGAGAAGAAGAGCATGATGGCTGACCTTGCAGTATCTAAGGCAGTTGACTTCATCAGAGATGCAGCGTTAGAAGCTGATGCCGAAGAGGCTCCAAAGAAGGCTGCAAGAAAGCCAAGAAAGAAAAAAGAAGAAACAACAGAAGAATAA
- a CDS encoding AAA domain-containing protein codes for MDNICRELFRAIHEGKWLKIEYKNKNEETTRYWISIVDLEPYTRVLKVDSLHLGYYTVMRLDKIFLDSIISAEVVGGSFCERNEKLIEDIAMNPEKYVNVFTESANLKILNYLEMCNKLDGTVYETDFELIEYLDRETIDSEIYNLSDEQFKQIVKYFQYDKDRKKCGSGRLQIKNLAMNVLSVHTNKGLYILAYRKLGLDVKAKALKPAKEITICTQFTMGGEVQNIRRFLEADEYELLNDFETKIEVIKDVITSHLNGAEMVDDIPYIIGLGIDVALDLNNEYKAILDMYAAGNVSTPIKAFFGELLTKPRRRNKAYPIALINENINLDQLLAINNAMKFPCAYIQGPPGTGKTNTIKNTIITAFFNETTVLFASYNNMPIDSVTNALTNLKYKDKTIPFPILRLGNTEKLRQAINYINLLRKQVAAINIYEDTLNKRKEDRKTRAEQLSDLLKNYEEVVELKERKESMEHLIKYQKGMENVGSISAFQMDLQMNQMNNLNQKIESLGEISNDKVMELLDRNEKEFYQYLYFTSAKYIKKLETKPFSELRNILDADIKEDEKIQKFAKYLKESANVKLLQRAFPVMVTTCISAHRLGSPEILFDRVIIDEASQCNVAISLVPIIRGNNLMLVGDPQQLRPVVLLDDISNVKLKKKYDISDEYDYKENSIYKTYLACDAVSDEVLLRCHYRSNKKIIDFNNKKYYNSKLEILTNSGENEPLLFVDVENSRSEHKNTSPAEVNEILDYATLNKDKSIAVITPFVNQKNLIERGIAERKLGNVVCGTVHAFQGDEKDVVLFSTALSDRTTDGTYNWLKNNKELINVATSRAKDKLILLASKKELDRLHGTNTDDDLYELVDYVRTNGKSVVTKKQVSSRALGVQPFSTATENAFLDNLTHALGNIWITQSRYTIHKEVAISQVFQENLTHNALFYMGRFDFVVYEKQGKAEIPILAIELDGKEHYTKEAVIERDRKKNEICKAHNLQIIRVENSYARRYNYIKDILMDYFKRTH; via the coding sequence ATGGATAATATTTGCAGAGAGTTATTTAGAGCCATTCACGAGGGAAAATGGTTGAAAATAGAGTATAAGAACAAAAATGAGGAAACTACCAGATATTGGATTAGTATTGTGGACTTAGAGCCATATACCAGGGTACTAAAGGTGGATAGTCTTCATTTGGGCTATTACACGGTTATGAGACTGGATAAGATATTTTTAGATTCAATAATATCAGCTGAAGTAGTGGGTGGGAGTTTTTGCGAGCGAAATGAAAAACTAATAGAAGATATAGCTATGAATCCAGAAAAATACGTGAATGTATTTACGGAAAGTGCCAATTTAAAAATCCTAAACTACCTTGAAATGTGCAATAAGTTAGATGGAACAGTTTATGAGACTGATTTTGAACTGATAGAATATTTAGACAGAGAAACTATAGACAGTGAGATATATAATCTTTCAGACGAACAATTTAAGCAAATAGTTAAATACTTTCAATATGACAAGGACAGAAAAAAATGTGGAAGTGGGAGGCTGCAAATTAAAAATCTTGCTATGAATGTTCTCAGTGTGCACACCAATAAGGGACTTTACATACTGGCATACAGGAAGCTTGGCTTGGATGTGAAAGCAAAGGCGTTGAAGCCGGCTAAAGAAATAACAATATGTACACAGTTTACAATGGGAGGAGAAGTTCAGAATATAAGACGGTTTTTAGAGGCAGATGAGTATGAGCTTCTAAATGACTTTGAGACCAAGATAGAAGTCATTAAGGATGTGATAACAAGCCATTTAAATGGTGCGGAAATGGTGGATGACATACCTTATATCATTGGACTTGGCATTGATGTTGCCCTTGACTTAAACAATGAATACAAGGCTATCCTCGATATGTATGCAGCAGGCAATGTAAGCACTCCCATAAAGGCATTTTTTGGAGAATTGCTTACAAAACCAAGAAGAAGAAATAAGGCATATCCTATTGCTCTCATAAATGAAAATATAAATCTGGACCAACTGCTTGCTATAAATAATGCTATGAAGTTTCCCTGTGCTTACATACAGGGACCTCCCGGTACAGGAAAAACAAATACAATTAAGAATACTATAATTACGGCATTTTTTAATGAGACAACTGTCCTTTTTGCCTCGTACAACAATATGCCTATAGACAGTGTAACAAATGCTTTAACCAACTTGAAATACAAAGATAAAACCATACCTTTTCCTATACTGCGTCTTGGCAATACTGAAAAGCTAAGACAGGCAATCAATTATATTAACTTGCTTAGGAAGCAGGTTGCAGCCATTAATATTTATGAGGATACCCTAAATAAAAGAAAAGAAGATAGGAAAACAAGGGCAGAACAACTTTCAGATCTCCTAAAAAACTATGAGGAGGTGGTTGAATTAAAAGAGAGAAAAGAGAGCATGGAGCATCTGATCAAATACCAGAAAGGAATGGAGAATGTTGGCTCAATTTCAGCCTTTCAGATGGATTTGCAGATGAACCAGATGAACAATCTTAATCAGAAGATTGAAAGTTTAGGAGAAATATCCAATGACAAGGTTATGGAGCTTTTGGATAGAAATGAGAAGGAGTTTTATCAATATCTTTATTTCACCTCTGCTAAATACATAAAAAAGCTCGAAACTAAGCCTTTTAGCGAACTTAGAAACATACTTGACGCTGATATAAAAGAGGATGAAAAAATACAAAAATTTGCTAAATACCTTAAGGAGTCCGCAAATGTAAAGTTGTTACAAAGAGCATTTCCGGTTATGGTGACTACCTGCATATCAGCTCACAGGCTTGGTTCTCCCGAAATATTATTTGACAGGGTTATTATAGATGAAGCAAGTCAATGTAATGTCGCCATCTCCCTTGTACCTATAATAAGAGGAAATAATTTGATGTTGGTGGGAGATCCCCAACAGCTTAGACCGGTTGTTCTCCTAGATGATATAAGCAATGTTAAACTAAAGAAAAAGTATGACATAAGTGACGAATATGATTATAAGGAAAATTCGATTTACAAGACATATTTAGCTTGTGATGCAGTAAGTGATGAGGTCCTGCTTCGCTGCCATTATCGTTCCAATAAGAAGATAATAGACTTTAACAATAAAAAATATTATAACTCAAAACTTGAAATACTTACAAATAGTGGAGAAAATGAACCCTTACTCTTTGTAGATGTAGAAAACAGCAGAAGTGAGCATAAAAATACCTCTCCTGCAGAAGTGAATGAGATTCTTGATTATGCCACACTTAACAAGGACAAGAGCATAGCAGTTATTACTCCTTTTGTTAATCAAAAGAACCTGATAGAAAGGGGGATTGCCGAAAGAAAGTTAGGGAATGTTGTCTGCGGAACTGTTCATGCCTTTCAAGGAGATGAAAAGGACGTGGTATTATTCTCCACAGCACTTTCTGACAGGACAACAGATGGTACCTATAACTGGCTTAAAAACAACAAGGAGCTAATCAATGTAGCTACTTCAAGGGCAAAGGACAAGTTGATTCTGCTTGCCAGTAAGAAAGAGCTTGACAGACTACACGGAACTAACACTGATGATGACCTTTATGAACTTGTCGACTATGTAAGAACCAATGGCAAGTCCGTAGTTACTAAAAAACAGGTTAGTTCCAGAGCGTTGGGAGTACAGCCTTTTTCAACTGCAACTGAAAATGCCTTTCTTGACAATTTAACGCATGCCTTAGGGAATATCTGGATAACTCAAAGCAGATATACTATTCATAAGGAAGTAGCTATTTCTCAGGTATTTCAGGAGAATTTGACACATAATGCCTTATTCTATATGGGAAGATTTGATTTTGTGGTATATGAAAAGCAGGGTAAGGCTGAAATACCTATACTTGCCATAGAACTTGACGGTAAGGAACACTATACGAAAGAAGCCGTTATTGAAAGAGACAGGAAGAAAAATGAGATATGTAAGGCTCACAACCTGCAGATTATAAGGGTAGAAAATTCTTATGCAAGACGGTATAACTACATTAAGGATATTTTGATGGATTATTTTAAAAGAACGCATTAA
- a CDS encoding ATP-binding protein, translating into MRETKNLEFKETVSNTFLKTVSAFANYGTGKIEFGRKDDGSVVGIKDVKSTCLNIENMINDSIKPAPDYSLTISDKNIITLTVKEGSYKPYFYKSKAYKRNDSATVEVDALELTRLILEGQNQSYDSLTSSKNKLEFKILGEKLKSVMGVEKLTKDLLITLELYNKKEGYTIAGELLADNNDFPGIDMVRFGKDINTFLDRAEYAGVSILGQYDKALEKYRQYYQYEVIEGSLRKRIEKIPERAFREAVANALVHRTWDIKSNINISMFDDKIEIISPGSLPKGLSKEEYIDGQISVLRNPIIGNVFFRLGIIERFGTGIHRIFASYKDSKIKPVITVYENSIKLSLPVLESELPKLNDDEYSIYSNLVQRSLTSSEVMELTGFGKTKTLKILNSLLKGGYIEKLGNGRGTRYSVNGF; encoded by the coding sequence ATGAGAGAAACAAAAAACTTGGAATTTAAGGAAACAGTATCAAATACATTCCTAAAGACAGTGAGTGCTTTTGCTAATTATGGTACAGGAAAGATAGAATTTGGAAGAAAAGATGATGGGAGTGTTGTGGGGATAAAAGATGTAAAAAGTACCTGCCTTAACATTGAAAATATGATAAATGATTCTATCAAACCTGCTCCTGACTATAGTTTAACAATTAGTGATAAAAACATAATTACACTGACAGTGAAAGAAGGAAGTTATAAACCGTATTTTTATAAATCAAAGGCGTATAAAAGGAATGATAGCGCTACTGTTGAAGTAGATGCTTTAGAGCTGACAAGGCTTATACTTGAAGGGCAAAATCAATCATATGACAGCCTTACTTCTTCAAAAAACAAACTTGAGTTTAAGATTTTGGGAGAAAAATTAAAGAGTGTAATGGGGGTAGAAAAACTCACAAAAGATTTACTGATAACTCTCGAATTGTATAACAAGAAGGAAGGATATACTATTGCAGGAGAACTTCTGGCTGATAATAATGACTTTCCGGGAATAGACATGGTTAGATTTGGTAAAGATATTAATACTTTTTTGGATAGAGCGGAATATGCCGGTGTTTCTATACTTGGACAGTATGATAAGGCTTTAGAAAAATATAGGCAGTACTATCAATATGAAGTTATTGAAGGCTCATTGAGAAAAAGGATTGAAAAAATACCAGAGAGAGCTTTTAGAGAGGCCGTTGCTAATGCGCTTGTGCATAGAACATGGGATATTAAATCAAATATAAACATATCTATGTTTGATGATAAAATAGAAATTATTTCTCCAGGTAGTCTTCCGAAAGGATTGTCTAAAGAAGAATATATTGACGGTCAAATATCAGTATTAAGAAATCCAATAATTGGAAATGTGTTCTTTAGACTTGGAATTATTGAGCGATTTGGAACGGGAATACATCGTATTTTTGCATCCTATAAAGACAGCAAGATTAAACCGGTTATTACTGTATATGAAAATTCTATAAAACTGTCACTCCCTGTATTGGAGAGTGAACTGCCTAAACTAAATGATGATGAATACAGCATTTATAGTAATCTGGTACAAAGATCACTTACATCATCTGAAGTCATGGAACTAACAGGATTTGGGAAAACTAAGACATTAAAGATACTTAATAGTTTATTGAAAGGAGGCTATATAGAAAAGCTTGGTAATGGCAGAGGAACAAGATACAGTGTAAATGGTTTCTAG
- a CDS encoding ABC transporter ATP-binding protein, with amino-acid sequence MNNNEILKIKSLSLAFRTGRNKEKVVLNDFSFTLKEGEVLGLVGESGCGKTTLSRILMGLQQADRGELFLYGRKQEFNNPKDIRDRRQIMQMIFQDPYSSINPYMTMKQVLEEPMKSLKPEWNSAKREERCRELLRLVSLEESYLYKNGREMSGGQRQRIGIARAISCEPRILICDEPVSALDLSVQAQILNLLKSLKKNLRLNMIFISHDLGVVRYIADKVAIMKDGAILEEGETDRVLQNPCQEYTRYLLESVLSLNTGKE; translated from the coding sequence TTGAATAATAACGAAATATTGAAAATAAAGTCTTTGAGCTTAGCTTTTAGAACAGGTAGGAATAAAGAAAAAGTTGTATTAAATGATTTTTCTTTTACCTTAAAAGAGGGGGAGGTACTCGGTCTGGTAGGAGAATCAGGCTGTGGTAAAACTACCTTGAGCCGTATCCTTATGGGACTGCAACAGGCAGATAGAGGAGAGCTATTTTTATACGGCAGGAAACAAGAATTTAACAACCCAAAAGATATAAGGGATAGACGTCAGATTATGCAGATGATATTCCAAGACCCTTATTCTTCTATCAACCCATATATGACTATGAAACAGGTACTTGAAGAGCCTATGAAAAGCTTAAAACCAGAGTGGAATAGTGCTAAAAGAGAGGAAAGATGCAGAGAACTTCTAAGGCTGGTTTCACTCGAAGAAAGCTACTTGTATAAAAATGGCAGGGAAATGTCTGGTGGACAGAGACAGCGTATAGGAATTGCAAGAGCAATTAGCTGTGAGCCAAGAATTCTTATCTGTGACGAACCTGTATCTGCACTTGACCTATCTGTTCAGGCACAGATACTAAATCTTCTTAAGAGCTTGAAAAAAAACCTTAGGCTTAATATGATATTTATTTCACATGACCTTGGAGTTGTAAGATATATTGCCGATAAAGTTGCAATCATGAAGGATGGAGCAATCCTTGAGGAGGGTGAAACAGACAGAGTGTTGCAGAATCCTTGTCAGGAGTATACTAGGTATCTTCTAGAATCTGTTCTAAGTCTTAATACTGGTAAAGAGTAA
- a CDS encoding ABC transporter ATP-binding protein yields MMDNLLEVKDLKISEYKRRAYNDIVGEISLYVKHGEIVGLAGESGCGKSLTCRAIMNILPSNLKITNGEIRYLGKPIDYRDKNLYGKEISMIFQEPTKALHPLKTVGNQISEVLKLHSDIRGAKLKKKVIEALEVVGIDEPETRYKQYPHQLSGGLCQRVIIAIATIMKPSLIIADEPTTSLDVTVQKKILDLLLELNKKMGTSIIFISHDLAVLSHICNRVYVMYCGEIVEEGTVPSIFASPYHPYNKALISSIPSMYGAVTKLKSIKGMVPSPRNYSKYCRFYDRCDERCEACKNTKPELIDVEGRGVRCVKFE; encoded by the coding sequence ATGATGGATAATTTGCTTGAAGTAAAAGACTTAAAGATAAGTGAATATAAAAGAAGAGCATATAACGACATTGTAGGAGAAATATCGCTTTACGTAAAGCATGGAGAGATAGTTGGGTTGGCGGGAGAATCCGGTTGTGGGAAAAGTCTTACCTGCAGGGCTATAATGAATATTTTGCCATCAAACCTTAAGATTACAAATGGAGAAATAAGATATTTAGGAAAACCTATAGATTATAGAGATAAGAACCTATATGGGAAAGAAATTAGCATGATATTTCAGGAACCAACTAAAGCATTACATCCTCTAAAAACAGTAGGTAACCAGATATCTGAAGTGCTTAAGCTTCATAGTGATATTAGAGGAGCTAAACTTAAGAAAAAGGTAATTGAAGCCTTGGAAGTGGTAGGAATAGACGAGCCTGAAACAAGATATAAACAATATCCTCACCAGCTGTCGGGTGGACTTTGTCAGAGAGTTATAATAGCAATAGCTACTATAATGAAACCCTCACTCATAATTGCAGATGAACCAACAACTTCTCTTGACGTAACAGTACAAAAGAAAATACTTGATCTCTTACTTGAACTTAATAAAAAAATGGGAACTTCAATCATCTTTATTTCACACGACTTAGCAGTCCTAAGTCATATATGCAATAGAGTATATGTAATGTATTGTGGTGAGATAGTAGAAGAAGGGACGGTTCCCAGTATATTTGCAAGTCCATATCATCCTTACAATAAGGCTCTGATATCTTCAATTCCATCTATGTATGGAGCTGTAACTAAGCTAAAGTCAATAAAAGGGATGGTGCCAAGTCCAAGAAATTACTCAAAATACTGTAGATTTTATGATAGATGTGATGAAAGATGTGAAGCTTGTAAGAATACTAAACCTGAACTGATTGACGTAGAGGGTAGAGGTGTGAGGTGTGTCAAATTTGAATAA
- a CDS encoding ABC transporter permease, whose amino-acid sequence MNSKFIRLVKSRPLLIMCSIVILIFIIMAVFADFIAPYSPTATDFSNPMSAPSAEHIFGTDRLSRDIFSRMIHGLRMSLFIGLIPPSINLVLGALLGMLAGLSNKWIDMIIMRLVDIALSYPFMILAMAIIYNLGPGMMTMMFALVVLGWASSARIIRAQTKMIANETYVDAAKSMGLSRFSVMKAHILPNIRSTLIVIYTMEIPESILAEAGLSFLGFGAQAPMTSLGVMVSDGRSYVFDAPWMSIAPGIFILLLSLSFNFLGDELRDYFGLKGGSKL is encoded by the coding sequence ATGAACAGTAAATTTATTCGTTTAGTAAAAAGCAGACCTTTGCTTATAATGTGCTCTATTGTGATACTAATATTTATTATAATGGCGGTGTTTGCAGACTTTATTGCTCCATATTCCCCAACTGCCACAGATTTTTCAAACCCAATGTCGGCGCCTTCAGCAGAGCATATTTTTGGAACAGACAGACTGAGCAGGGATATATTTAGCAGAATGATACACGGACTTAGAATGTCGCTTTTTATAGGCTTGATACCCCCATCTATTAATTTAGTTTTAGGTGCCCTGCTTGGAATGCTTGCAGGATTATCTAATAAGTGGATAGATATGATTATAATGAGACTTGTAGACATAGCACTTTCGTATCCGTTCATGATACTGGCAATGGCTATAATATATAATCTTGGTCCGGGAATGATGACTATGATGTTTGCCCTTGTTGTACTTGGTTGGGCTAGCTCTGCAAGAATAATAAGGGCACAGACAAAGATGATTGCCAATGAAACCTATGTAGATGCAGCAAAGTCAATGGGCTTATCTAGGTTTAGTGTAATGAAGGCACATATACTGCCTAATATTCGTTCTACTCTTATTGTAATATATACTATGGAAATCCCTGAATCCATTCTCGCGGAGGCAGGACTTAGCTTTTTGGGCTTTGGAGCACAGGCGCCTATGACCAGCCTAGGTGTGATGGTTTCAGATGGACGCTCCTATGTGTTTGATGCACCCTGGATGTCTATCGCACCAGGCATTTTCATCCTTTTGTTGTCACTAAGTTTTAACTTTTTAGGGGATGAGCTTAGAGATTATTTTGGCCTTAAAGGAGGTTCTAAGCTATGA
- a CDS encoding ABC transporter permease, which produces MLKFFAKRILESVVILFGVILITFLLMNIIPGNAATVLMGQKPNEQAYDRIVKKLELDKPVGERFVKYISDLSRGDLGTSIIMNRKVADIIKNSFPATMILTLSSLTFAWIFGIILGILSALHNGKFVDRLIMGTAILGISMPSFWIAIIFQYVFAYKLKLVPISGFGKPIQLILPSIVLGIAMAGSIARLLRANLLEVLGMDFLDLAKTKGAKKYRLLFLHALKSSLLPVITIMIMQLTSLFGGAMITESIFGIPGLGTLSISALTNRDLPVLQGIILFGTVITILGNLLADIIYTILDPRIRLK; this is translated from the coding sequence ATGTTAAAATTTTTTGCTAAACGAATTTTAGAATCGGTTGTTATATTATTTGGAGTTATACTGATTACCTTTTTGTTAATGAATATAATACCGGGGAATGCGGCTACAGTATTGATGGGACAAAAGCCAAATGAACAGGCTTACGACAGAATAGTAAAAAAGTTAGAACTAGATAAACCTGTTGGAGAAAGGTTTGTTAAGTATATCTCGGACTTGTCAAGAGGAGATTTGGGAACATCTATCATTATGAATAGAAAGGTTGCAGATATTATAAAGAACTCATTTCCTGCGACTATGATACTAACCTTATCTTCGCTCACGTTCGCTTGGATATTTGGTATTATTTTGGGAATTCTTTCTGCACTTCACAACGGGAAATTTGTAGACAGACTTATCATGGGAACTGCCATACTGGGAATATCAATGCCTTCTTTTTGGATTGCCATCATTTTTCAGTATGTTTTTGCGTATAAACTAAAATTAGTACCGATATCAGGCTTTGGTAAGCCTATTCAGTTAATACTTCCATCTATTGTTCTTGGAATAGCGATGGCAGGCTCTATAGCAAGGCTTCTTAGAGCTAACCTTCTTGAAGTACTAGGGATGGATTTTTTAGATTTGGCAAAAACTAAGGGAGCTAAAAAATACCGCTTATTATTTTTGCATGCACTAAAATCAAGCCTGTTACCAGTTATAACAATTATGATAATGCAGTTAACCTCTCTTTTTGGTGGAGCCATGATTACAGAGAGCATATTTGGAATTCCGGGACTAGGAACTCTTTCTATATCTGCGCTAACCAATAGAGACTTACCGGTACTTCAGGGAATTATTCTCTTTGGAACAGTAATTACCATTCTTGGCAATCTTTTGGCAGATATAATATATACTATTTTAGATCCAAGAATAAGGCTTAAGTAG
- a CDS encoding ABC transporter substrate-binding protein, with protein sequence MKKSLAILLASALVLTSCGGNTGNSEAKKSSATTATVASSTADAKSSGSKTAETSNTSGYKSKNGDIMVLTLFQNPKTLDIQNTNADYFIPLQIYDRLVEVGKDDKGNLTIVPSLAESWDVSKDGLKFTFHLRKGVKFHNGEELKADDVLFTINKMMDKKAANINSYQFEMIKGAKEVLAGKADKVSGVKVIDDYTVELTLAYPYAPFLASLTSAPASIFNRKAVEEGGDKFGFDPEYTVGTGYMKFKDWTQDKEINLVRNDDYFNDPAKISGVRYLMNIDKSTRRMMFENGELDYMPIDKTIYDTYVNDPLWKDNLIKFLAPSMDYLIFNQNDPNMAKVDIRQAVTKAINREVFNQTFYSGEGILINGIVPPGMPGYNENLPKIEYNPEEAKKLLAKGGFDSSKPFVILQNESQDYTHPMNEMLQAMLAEVGIKAEIKNMDMTSYWDTVAKGEGFAITLGPVTADVPDPDDFFSTFQVDTSKTNGFNIKDKDLSDRIAKARSIVDTKERFAAFAKLEEELMTKQAVYLPIAAEVNLSVKSPRLNNFEFTWQGWVCGATHRVTIDHSYDE encoded by the coding sequence ATGAAGAAATCACTGGCAATTTTATTGGCTTCTGCATTGGTTCTTACTTCCTGTGGGGGAAATACAGGAAATAGCGAAGCTAAGAAGTCATCCGCAACAACAGCAACTGTAGCAAGTTCAACAGCTGACGCTAAGTCATCAGGTTCAAAAACTGCAGAGACTAGCAACACATCGGGGTACAAAAGCAAGAATGGTGACATTATGGTACTAACCCTGTTTCAGAATCCTAAGACATTGGATATACAAAATACCAATGCAGACTATTTTATTCCACTTCAGATTTATGACAGGCTTGTTGAAGTAGGAAAGGATGATAAAGGAAATCTGACTATAGTACCTAGCCTTGCAGAAAGCTGGGATGTATCAAAAGATGGACTTAAGTTTACTTTTCATCTAAGAAAAGGAGTTAAGTTCCACAATGGTGAGGAACTAAAGGCTGATGATGTACTTTTTACCATAAATAAAATGATGGATAAGAAGGCTGCCAATATTAATAGTTATCAGTTTGAAATGATAAAAGGCGCAAAAGAAGTACTTGCGGGTAAAGCGGATAAGGTTTCAGGGGTGAAGGTGATTGATGATTATACAGTGGAACTTACTCTGGCTTATCCTTATGCACCTTTCCTTGCAAGTTTAACCTCTGCACCAGCGTCCATTTTTAACAGAAAAGCAGTAGAAGAGGGCGGTGATAAATTTGGCTTTGATCCCGAATATACTGTGGGTACAGGCTATATGAAATTTAAGGACTGGACACAGGATAAGGAAATCAATCTGGTTAGAAATGATGACTATTTTAATGACCCTGCCAAAATTAGCGGTGTAAGATATCTTATGAATATAGATAAGTCAACCAGAAGAATGATGTTTGAAAATGGTGAGCTTGACTATATGCCAATTGATAAAACTATTTACGATACCTATGTAAATGATCCTCTTTGGAAGGACAATCTTATCAAATTCCTTGCACCTAGTATGGATTATCTTATTTTCAACCAGAATGACCCTAATATGGCAAAGGTTGATATAAGACAGGCTGTCACAAAAGCTATAAATAGAGAGGTGTTTAATCAGACCTTTTACAGTGGCGAAGGCATACTTATAAATGGGATAGTACCTCCGGGAATGCCAGGCTACAATGAGAATCTCCCTAAGATTGAATATAATCCTGAGGAGGCTAAAAAGTTACTTGCTAAAGGTGGCTTTGATTCAAGTAAACCATTTGTAATATTACAGAACGAAAGTCAGGACTACACACATCCTATGAATGAAATGCTTCAAGCCATGCTTGCTGAAGTAGGTATTAAGGCTGAAATTAAGAACATGGATATGACCAGCTACTGGGATACTGTTGCCAAGGGTGAAGGATTTGCTATTACCTTAGGCCCTGTTACTGCAGATGTTCCCGATCCTGATGATTTCTTTTCTACCTTCCAGGTTGATACATCTAAGACAAATGGTTTTAATATTAAAGATAAAGACTTGTCTGATAGGATTGCAAAGGCAAGAAGTATCGTTGATACCAAGGAAAGATTTGCTGCATTTGCAAAGCTTGAAGAGGAGCTTATGACTAAGCAGGCTGTTTACCTTCCTATAGCTGCAGAGGTTAATTTATCGGTTAAGAGTCCTAGACTTAATAACTTTGAATTTACCTGGCAGGGATGGGTATGTGGTGCTACACATAGAGTTACCATAGATCATAGTTATGATGAATAA